TGGATAGGTAGGTTATACTAGTGTTCTATTGGTTGATTACTAACAATACTAGTATCATTGCGTTTGGCCCCAAACGAGTGGGTCCTAATATACTTTTTGACAAAACCAAGAAGATGAGAGATTTTCGACGACAAAGCgatgaaacaaaattaataccCTCAGACCTTTCTGAATATGTAGTTACTGCATTTCAACTAATAACGCACCAGGGACCATTGTGTGCTGAACCCGTTCAAGGCATTTGTGTGTCAATCGATCAGTTTGACATATCTGATGACTCGGAAGATAGTAAGTTACTTACCATCAATAATCCCCAAATCCCCGGTCAAGTTATTTCGGTAGTGAAAGAGTCTATTAGACATGGATTTTTAGGTTGGTCACCGAGACTTATGCTAGCCATGTATTCTTGCGATGTTCAGGCCACATCTGAAGTCTTGGGTAGGGTATATGGTGTTGTTTCGAAGCGACGAGGACGAGtaattgatgaagaaatgaaGGAAGGGactccattttttattgtaaaaGCCTTGATTCCAGTTGTTGAATCCTTTGGATTCGCTGtagaaattttgaaaaggacATCTGGTGCTGCCTATCCTCAATTAATCTTCCATGGTTTTGAGATGCTAGACGAGAATCCCTTTTGGGTTCCAACTACTGAGGAGGAATTGGAAGATTTAGGCGAGTTAGCCGATCGCGAAAATATTGCTAAGCGCTATATGCTGAACGTTCGAAAAAGGAAAGGCTTATTGGTAGAGCAAAAGATTGTTGAAAAGGCAGAGAAGCAGAGGACACTGAAGCATTAAAGATAGTACTTGATTCCAATTTCTTTAGGAAAACGAAAAGATTGTAATTTGATGACAATGACCTGGTTAGATGGAggtaatgtttttttttttttttttgttacatTGTTGAGGTAGCTGTGATTTTGAGTTAAGTGTTTCATGAACTATGGGACTAAGATTAGAAGTCTATAAGATGAATAGTGTAAAACGCACATGCAAGATTCTTTAGGCTTCTTTTTGTTATGttttaaattgttaatacaaattcaaatttccaaaaaataccGATGTTGTGGGATATGCATAATACAAATAATGATATACTCTACTGCGTAATCGCTAGAAGGTGATAGATTACAGACGCGACGCGCCAAAACACAAACACATCTTTGTACTAATTCAAATTCTagtattttgaaaactatTCGCCTTAATGTTTTTTGACGGATGGAAAATGCAAAAGATTTTATAGGAGAAACAATAAAGGAGAATGGATTACTTACCATTGAAGATGATGGTAGCAGTAGTTCAGATGAAGAAGCTACTTTAAAACGACGATTGGCAGGCCCTTCTGTTCTCAAGTCAGGACAGGAAAAtgttaatcaaaaaaagattaacGAGATAATTTACGAAGCTTCCAAAGGAAGTAAGTTTTTTGAAGCCGAACAAAAACGAGACCGAGAACTTCGTTTAAGAATAGAAAAGGTTCAAGTTGAGGTAGAAAAATACCAATCAAAATTAAGGTTTGATAAAGCGTTTCAAAGAGAGTGGACCATTAGACAAGAAAGTGTGGATACTACTGTTGAGGATTTTAGGGCTAAACGAGATTTGACCCAAATAATTGTTCATGTTGATTGTGATGCGTTTTATGCATCAATAGAGGAACTTAAGAATCCAAAACTTAAGTCTTTACCAATGGCAGTCGGGAAGAGTGTTTTGTGTAAGTATTCGAATCTGACTGAAACTAATGCTGAATAAGGTACTGCTAATTATGTGGCCAGAAAGTTTGGAGTTCGATCAGCGATGCCAGAATTTATTGCTAGAAAGATTTGTCCTGATCTAGTTGTAATTCCGTTAAATCTTTCTGAATATGCAATAAAATCTAAAGAAATTCAGAATGTGCTTGCTCAGTATGATTCGAATTTGTGTCCTGCAAGCattgatgaattttatATGAACTTGACTTCACATTTACGTCTCCAAGAGCTTGCATTTACTGTAGAAAACATAACGATGGTGGTTGAGAAAATCAGGAAACAAGTGCATGAAGAAACAGGAGTTACAGTCAGTTGTGGTATTGCAGCAAACAAGTTGTTAGCCAAAATTGCAAGCAATAAGAGAAAACCAAATAATCAGTTTTTTATCCCATTTGACGAGATTGggatttcaaaattcatGAATGACTTGCCTGTTAGAGAGGTAAGCAGTCTTTCTATATCTGGTTAAGCATTCTTTAACATTACAGGTTTCTGGTATTGGTAGAGTTTTAGAGCAGCAATTACTTGGTTTGGAAATTAAGACGTGTGGGGatattcaaagaaatttggTGATTTTATCTTATATCTTTTTACCTAAAAGTTTCCAAAACTTGTTGAGATGTAGCTATGGATTTGGAACTACAATTTTAGACGAATACGGTGAGAGCAAACGAAAAACAATTGGGTCTGAAGCTACATTTTCCAGCAATCTTAGTTCTCCGTCAATAATCGAGTACAAGCTCAGACTTCTTGTACAAAATGTATctgaaaatttacaaaagcGCGGATTAGTCACAAACTCGATCGCTATAAAGTATAAAACAAGCGAATTTCAAGTTCATACCAAGCAAAAGAGCATAGGTCAATTCATTCATTCAGAATCTGATTTATTGAAACCAGCTTTGCAATTGTTGCGTCAATCTTACCCTATGACTATTCGTTTATTAGGAGTCAGAGCAACAAAGCTGGTTAGTAAATCGCGTTGTTTGGCCATGCAACTTGTAAGTCAAGCAAATATACTGCTAGCAATATGCTAATTATTACTAGAAATTCCAAAGCCAGAATACCGTTCCTTGTCCCGTTTGCcagaaaaatattgaaaacgAATTAGGTATACTGAACCAACATGTCGACCTTTGCTTAAATGTCGAAACAGTTAAATCCTTGATCAATACCGATCATACTGCAAATCCTacaatcaaaaaaagaaaatcaaacaCATTAGACACATATTTCTTggaataaaatttattaatctTGACCTTAAAGCAACATTAAATAAGTTTTGGATTGCGAATCATTGCGCAACTAGCTTATGGTAAAAGTATTTGACAGTTTGTATAGACCAAGTAAAACTTTTAGAGAAAGAATGTCAAAGACAACTATTTTTAGATAAAGTAACCATgctattttacaaaataacaTTGCGGTactgaaaaatattacatAAATGTCAACGTCAATTGTAAAGTCATCGTCAAACTCAAAGATTGTAAGGATAGGCCGATTTAAAGACTTTTAGCAGCGATTCCGCACATGATTGCGACGCCAGCAGCGTATGCGCCAAATTGGAAGATGGACAAAGAAGTCcagtaaataaacaacagGATTTCTGCAACGGCCAAGGAGGCAAAGCCAAACGTTCTAGCaaatgaagatgatgaCACAGAGTAAACATTTGATTTTGGTAACAATTTCTGCCACACACCGAGCAAACCGATTAAACTAACCACTACCGAAACAGAAAAGCAAATActtagaaaataatttgcCCTTTTAGGAGGGGGAGAAAATGTATGAAGAATTACTTCTTTAGGACTTAATTCGTCCAAAGGAGAAAATTCCGCTTTATGGTACAAAGAAGGAGGCACATTAATGGAAAGTTGACCCAAAGGAAGTGAAAAAGGAATGGTTTCACCAAAAGAAGCAACAAGTAGTTTAGCCGTAAGAGTTGAATCACTTCGAAGTAAAGAAGTGGGAATATCAAATAGACGCTATAAGGTTAGTAAATTAATCGCTAAGAGAAGTATTCAAAGTGAGAATTCTTAGATTAAATTAACATTCTAAGCTGCAATTCAACCTTTCCCAGCGTACCAATTCTAATGAAGCGACGCCTCCTTGCGATACCGAAGCAGGATAGATCACAGCGAGAGTCGGGTGTTCAGTATCGCTTAGTAAAAGATGTGCTTGATGAGGAATAGCTCCAGTACCATTTAATATACAGGTAAACTTCAGATTTAGAGTCTCATCGCCTGTAAGTTCATAGACAGTGGAACTTTGGATTTGGCTGAACCTAAAGAGATAAGAGAGTTAGAATCTTCAGTTTTATAGAATAGATTGGAACTAGTTTTCGAAAACGGTATTTCGCTAACAATATACCTACTTTAAATCATAAGCATTTTCAGATTCTAAATCTTGAGAAGACAACTGTAGAGTTCCTTCTTCCACATTCCAAGAGGCACACAAAGCTCTTGcgaataaaagaaatccagcaattaaaaaaaatcctttcattataaataaaaactgcACTCTTTACCTAGAAAACGATAACCTCCTCTAGTAGGTGTTGAGCGAATATGATGGATGTAGGAGAGACTACTTTAACGTGTAGCCTAATTAGTGCCGAACAACGCCATCACTGTAATTCATTGCGAGTAACGCACTGAGTTTCGCTAAACTACACTACATAGCAAGCAATGGagaattaaaagtttcttaaaaaaagattcattgagtaattaaaagatttgaatgaatgaatatttaaaaagaaaaaacaagtgTGATTGGGTATATGATAAGTTCCAGTAAGcgtttttagattttattaattgttTGATATTCAGTTTACAGCATTGCTGTTTTTGACTTAGAAAATTCATCATATGTCACCATCAGTAAATTCTTGGtcataataaataaaaaatttcaatgcCCGGTGCATGTTTCCAACATCACAGAACCTTTCAAGCAATGCACTTGCTCATCCATTTCGTCAGGAAATGAAATCatgcaataaaaatacatcTGAAATACTCTAAACACATCATGATTTGTTTGGTAAATCACAATTATATAGATGCTTCTTTCCATTGCACATTCTTGTAGAGAAGTTTCGTGAGAAAAGCGCCTTTATAAATCAATAGTAAAGTTAGCAATATAATTAGGCTTCATTTTCAGGGTTCATCTCACGTAACGGAATAGCAGTATTGCTGCTCGCGTACTGTCTGGCCTCATAACCTAATGATAATTAGCATACacaattaaaaagatatcattttaaatttaccCATCTTTCTGATCAAGTTGACCCTGATTGATCCAGGTTTTACTGTATtgttaatataaataagTGTTTAGTCAACAACAAACCTGTTTCAGCAATAAAAACAAGGATGCTCAAATACAACAAAGATAATGTGATCAGCCAAAGAACATTTCAATCCCCATCTGTCGCCAAAAATGTATCTTAAATTCATTCTTGGTGATCTGACAAGtatgttaaataaaaagactTCACTGAAAGCCATAGGCATGTTTTCCcacttctttaaaaagtgCTTGATTCCTTTTCCGCAAGCCTTGACACATTGTGCCAAGAAAATTGCAGTCACCTTTACACATTTCGCCAAGGAAATTACAGTTACTTTAACTGCCTTGGTCCAAGTTTCATAGAAGTCTGATGAGTTAGTGACTGAAGGTAAGATTAACCCCATTGTCTCACTTACAAGTCAAGAATATTAAAGCCAAAGTGCAAACAAGACACcaaaatccaaataatGTCCATTCCGCTGCaccataatttttaaaaaaagcgtCCTTATACTTTAGATAACAAACTGCTGGAGCATTGAATAGAATGATTGAAGTGAATGATATTAGCAGTTTTATCAACAAAGGGGAAGAATTATCTGTCGACCTGGAAGGATTGTTTTCTCTATGTGTGTTAGGAGAATTGCTTAAACGTGCATGATctgtttaaattaatatgaTTGAAAGACTTTAGTTAAGAAAAAGCATGCATCAAAGTGTGTGCATTGCATGGCCAACTGTAAACAATGACCAAAGCATGCAATTTGACTACGATGGCAAGCTTCAACtttcaattgaataattcctttcttattatttacaattcttACCTGAATATGGAGGCAATGTACTTTCCTCCTCTGAATCATATTCTGGGAGGGGtcctttttccaaatcaaATTTCATGATCTATCTtcaattcatcttcttcatctatAGAACTTTTCAAGGAAGTGTAATTATTCttcataataataaaatcattctttatttaataaaatacatgCGCGAATTAATTGCTATGATTGCGACAAACCAAACAGCGAAATCAAGAATATTCACTCTGTAGTCCAATTCCAATCGCTttaaagactttttaacaaaataataaaatcgttcaaacaaatttccaaCTAATTCCTTCAAACAAtggcataaaaaaagaagaacgaaAAAACTGAACGAGGCAGTGGATTGCTTCTGacacatttattttgtcactgccttttttattcacCCCAACTTAGCTTTCCTTAaatgtaagctacgcagtttggtatctaCTTTAACGATAACATAGAACTGCGGTAATTTTTCCTTGTTAActtattacaatacacaggtagtataagtagcaactgagttTAGGTATTGTACTATCAAATTGTATTGttatttattacaaatACAACTTATAATTGTGTAAGGAATGAGGTTTAGCAGTAACTCTATTTATGTTGTTTAGATGATTTGGattttaatagattattgttaaaattaatatcaACATCGTATCATCTGCGGTGCGATATGTAAATGGAACATGTGATATATAGTGATCCTCAACGTATGGTATTATaacgtagtgtagtattgctgacataGCATACTATGGTATGTTTCACTGTGGCACATGTAAGAGTACTAGGTAGTAGTTACCATTTAAGAATTGCAgataaatttcattttatttatatagGTCCCTGACAAGGAgtaattgaaatattataaattagTGACAACTATACCTCGCCCCTCGGTTTGTTAATCATTACTTCAGTGATGGTAACTTTATAGCGCCTATATAAGATACCTAAAACCAATATTACCTgtaaatgtatatatatgatAGTAGTAGTAGTTCACAAGGAAAATGTAACGCCGTTCTATGTGTTGTTATAAAGCAGATACCTAACTGCATAGCTCAAATGTACCATCTAATATTATGTATATTTACCTTATCGAGagttttacaaaaatatcGCGTGCTTTatgagttaaaaaaatctataaTGTTATTactattttaaatgatTCATATCAAGAACAGCAAGCTTCTTTTTGCTGGCTCCACATCATTCTGCTAGCGATACGAACGAAGATTTATAAAGAGTACTGCAAACTGAAGCTATTGATCATGGCACGTGTATATCAGTAATGAAACCAAATGAACTCTCGATAGTTTAAAAGGCATTCACATACATTGTTAATACATGGTGTACTACGTTGATATGATACTTCGGTAAAATCAATGTGCATACTAAACATAACAACAGAattgcaaataaaataatggATTGTTTTGGTGCgatttattatttggaaTATTAAGTCTGAGGATGTCGAGCTTACAAGTTATAATTGGTGATCTCTATCAACTCATTGTGTGGTACAGTGTCTAATTAAATGCCAACAGAATTATCATTCTCCTTTCATGGATCCTTTTCCGTGTATATAGGAAAATCGCTTAAATGTTCATGTTGAACGCTTAAGATGTATACagtatacaaaattttttatgtttatttttcctaCTTCTTTCTAAAGTTGTATTGAATCATTgcattgaagaaatatcaataaaaatcaatcaAGTGACTGAATTCTACAATTACTCCATAGTGtcttatttattgaataaatgaatatttacgtaccaaaataattaatatgcATGTGTGCAATAATAGAAgcaaaattattgattGTTTACAATTCAAATTTAGTCGGCATTTAACCTTTCCTTCgcttaaaaatattattcgagttacattatttttttgaatcacATGGCTAGATGTTAGACTTTCTGCAGCGAGCAGGAAAAGAAGGATATATCATTATGCTTAACAGAATAACACCAGcatcaaataaaagaagatatTTCTATCCGGTAATTGCAATTTACTAAATTAATAGagatttaattttcttagAACAGTATGGCTTATATAGTGTAAAATCCCACTGTTTCTGCCAAAGGTCCTTCTACTGTACATGGACGTGTATCTAAAGCGCGTATGGGCTATCCTGTAAATAATACAGAGAGAATTAGGTATAAACGATACTGatgttaattatttttgttggCTCCAAAGGACGATCATATTTATCTGTTTCACCTTGCTCAATCCTGTGCACAACATCCAGACCAGCATATGCTCTCGCAAAAATAGTATGCTTGCCATCTAACCATGGGGTTAAATCGGTCGTAATAAAAAACTGAGAACCATTAGTGTTAGGACCAGAATTTGCCATAGAAACAGTAAAAGGTCGGTCATGTTTCAGATTCGGTGAAATCTCATCCTcaaaatcctttttccaaatagATTCACCACCCGTACCATCACCCAAAGGGTCTCCCCCTTGTatcatgaaatttttaataattctgTGAAAAATCGTATTATCATAGTATCCATTTTCGGCATGGGTTGTGAAGTTTTGGACAGCTTTAGGTGCTTCTTCTGGGTATAACTTTATACTAATGTCGCCCTGAGTTGTATGAATAATTGCCGCTTTCCCCAGAAGAATGTTCCCATTTTCTTGTCGACCCTCATTATTTGTAACAGGGAGCACCTGTTCATTGTAAACATCACGATCAGAAAGCGTAAACTTCGTTGACATGTTactgaataaataaaatctttgctttttccaAGCGGTAGCAAAAAGAGTAGGGTCTTTCTGAAAACTCTCTTCTACCAAGGGATTGTTGCTTGCAATAACGTCTAAAGAAGGTAAATTGCTCTTTTTGGGAGCTTGTTGATACAGAGACAATCGTGTAAATCGTACTGCTTCATCTTTTCCATAAATACGGACAACGGTACCATTATCAATGCTGACAACCTTTATCCCAACGATACTTccatataataaatatttttcgctttcatcaaaaataGCAGTCGTACCTACAGTAAGACCGTGTTTCTCGATATCACGCTCAATAGCTATTCTTCGCCCAAGCTCAACATGACTCATGTAATAAGAAGATTCtgtatcttctttttcgaATAATGCCTCTACCTTCTTTGCAGCATTAGAAGGGTTCTCGTCCAACTCAAGGATCGCACGGCCACTTTTGGTATCAAAAACTCGAACTTTGCAATCCGGATATGAAATCGTGGAccaaaagttttcaaaatgacTCACTTCTAAACTCGTCGGTACacttttttgctttttaaaaatgtaaagaTCCGTTTGACTTTTCATGTTAAACAACTCAGCTGTGTCAGGCTTTTGAAACGGTTCTTCTGGAGACCAATATTCTACCATGCCTCCGATGTCAATGCTCAAAAAACAATCTAAAGTACTTAAGTATCGCAAACAATGTACAGGAGCGGTGTGCTTTTTAACGGTATATAAAACTTCGCCGTCCCCACcactttcaaaaaagaatattaaagGGGATTCAGCGCTAGAGACAGCAATTAATGAAGTTTTTAGGGAAGGGCTATTAAAGCAGCAGATTGCTTTTGGAAGGAATTCTAAATCAATAATATTCACTAAGTCAATGCTTTCAACGTCAAATACTTTTAACGATTTATCATCTGCACCAGTAATAAATAATCTCTCATCCTGACTTAACTCAGCTGAAAGAAGCATTGCATTATGAGCATGAAACTCTTTAATGTATTCCACACCGTTTGGTGTTTTGTGCCAAAATTTGACATATCCATCATAACTGACACTCAAAATGTAGTTGCTCTTAGTTGGAAaacatttgtaaatttcTGCATTATGCATATATGATTTCGTAT
Above is a genomic segment from Schizosaccharomyces pombe strain 972h- genome assembly, chromosome: III containing:
- the cyp9 gene encoding cyclophilin family peptidyl-prolyl cis-trans isomerase Cyp9; the encoded protein is MMDGASPVDRDVSPVGLPKKRIKQNHDQVFLHNLPDAPRYTKSYMHNAEIYKCFPTKSNYILSVSYDGYVKFWHKTPNGVEYIKEFHAHNAMLLSAELSQDERLFITGADDKSLKVFDVESIDLVNIIDLEFLPKAICCFNSPSLKTSLIAVSSAESPLIFFFESGGDGEVLYTVKKHTAPVHCLRYLSTLDCFLSIDIGGMVEYWSPEEPFQKPDTAELFNMKSQTDLYIFKKQKSVPTSLEVSHFENFWSTISYPDCKVRVFDTKSGRAILELDENPSNAAKKVEALFEKEDTESSYYMSHVELGRRIAIERDIEKHGLTVGTTAIFDESEKYLLYGSIVGIKVVSIDNGTVVRIYGKDEAVRFTRLSLYQQAPKKSNLPSLDVIASNNPLVEESFQKDPTLFATAWKKQRFYLFSNMSTKFTLSDRDVYNEQVLPVTNNEGRQENGNILLGKAAIIHTTQGDISIKLYPEEAPKAVQNFTTHAENGYYDNTIFHRIIKNFMIQGGDPLGDGTGGESIWKKDFEDEISPNLKHDRPFTVSMANSGPNTNGSQFFITTDLTPWLDGKHTIFARAYAGLDVVHRIEQGETDKYDRPLEPTKIINISIVYT
- the kpa1 gene encoding DinB-like DNA repair polymerase kappa is translated as MENAKDFIGETIKENGLLTIEDDGSSSSDEEATLKRRLAGPSVLKSGQENVNQKKINEIIYEASKGSKFFEAEQKRDRELRLRIEKVQVEVEKYQSKLRFDKAFQREWTIRQESVDTTVEDFRAKRDLTQIIVHVDCDAFYASIEELKNPKLKSLPMAVGKSVLCTANYVARKFGVRSAMPEFIARKICPDLVVIPLNLSEYAIKSKEIQNVLAQYDSNLCPASIDEFYMNLTSHLRLQELAFTVENITMVVEKIRKQVHEETGVTVSCGIAANKLLAKIASNKRKPNNQFFIPFDEIGISKFMNDLPVREVSGIGRVLEQQLLGLEIKTCGDIQRNLVILSYIFLPKSFQNLLRCSYGFGTTILDEYGESKRKTIGSEATFSSNLSSPSIIEYKLRLLVQNVSENLQKRGLVTNSIAIKYKTSEFQVHTKQKSIGQFIHSESDLLKPALQLLRQSYPMTIRLLGVRATKLVSKSRCLAMQLKFQSQNTVPCPVCQKNIENELGILNQHVDLCLNVETVKSLINTDHTANPTIKKRKSNTLDTYFLE
- the swp1 gene encoding oligosaccharyltransferase delta subunit Swp1: MKGFFLIAGFLLFARALCASWNVEEGTLQLSSQDLESENAYDLKFSQIQSSTVYELTGDETLNLKFTCILNGTGAIPHQAHLLLSDTEHPTLAVIYPASVSQGGVASLELRLFDIPTSLLRSDSTLTAKLLVASFGETIPFSLPLGQLSINVPPSLYHKAEFSPLDELSPKEVILHTFSPPPKRANYFLSICFSVSVVVSLIGLLGVWQKLLPKSNVYSVSSSSFARTFGFASLAVAEILLFIYWTSLSIFQFGAYAAGVAIMCGIAAKSL